ACCAGTTCCGCCACCTCCTGCTCACGCCCGCTGAGCCGGTCCACGTCGGCCGGGCCGAACGCGTCCGCGCCGACGCCCCTGCCCGAGGCCGCGTCGGTGGCCCCCGCCGGGCGCCCGTGCAGCATCCGCGCGCACTCCAGCAGCGCCGTCATCGCCCGCCGGTCGGCCGTCCGGATCGCGGCCTGCCCGGCGAGTCGGGCCGCGTCCCAGCCGAGCCCGACGCCGTGCAGCCCCTGGGCGGCGGCCTCCACCCGGGCCTGGTCGACGACACCACGGAGCACCTCGACCCAGCTGTGCGCGGCGACCGACACGGCTGCGGCGTACCGGCTCTGGTCGGCCATCCGGGCCAGCGCGGCGACGTGGTCGTCGGCGGTCGCCGACTCCTCGGTGAGGATCGCGGCGTGCAGTCCGCTCCAGTGCAGCGGCACGGTCCACAGCGCCGGGTTCCCGAGCCGGTCCAGCAGCAGGTACGCCTCGGACAGGTACGGGCTGAGCCGTTCCAGGTCGCCGAGTCGCGCCGCCGCGATGGCGAACTCACCCAGCGGCAGCAGCGTGAACAGGTCGACGGCGTGCCGGACGATCGCCTCGACGGCGCGTTCCCAGCTTCGGCGCAGCGCCGGCAGGTCGCTCTCCCGGCGCGCGATGCCCACCTCGAGAGCGGTCGCGAACAGCAGGTCCCGCGACTCCATCGGCCCACCGTGGGCGGCCGTGGCCAGGGACTCGGCGGCCGCGGCCGTCCGGCCGCGCACCATCAGGATCCAGGCCTGCAACAGCCGGTGCCGCCGGGCCAGCAGGGGCCCGCCGGTCCGGTGCGCCATGGCCCGGTCGAGCACCCGCTCGCCGATGTCCAGCTCGCCACTCTGCGCCGCCACCAGCGCGGCGAGGGCGGCGGGGCTGTCCGGCAGCAGCACCGCCCGGCCGGTCGGTTCCAGCAGGGCGGACGCCTGCACGAAGGTGGCGAGGGCGTTGGCCGGGTTGGTGAGGCTCTCCCGGGTTCCCTCGGCCATCAACGACGTGGCGCTGGCGAGCAGGGTGGGCGGGCCGTCCGGCGGTGGGGTCGCCGCGTCGGGCTGCCCGGTCCCGATCGCGCCGATCGCCGCGAACGCCATCGACGAGGCGGAACCGGACCAGCGGTACAGCTCCACGGCCCGGCCGAGGTGCCCCCGGTGCACCAGGGCGGTGGCCGCCACGGCGGCTGCCTCGGCCCGGACCGCCGGGTCGGCCGGGTCGGCGACCAACCGGTCCGCCAGCCGGAGGGCGGAGTCGAGGTCACCGGCGAGCGCGGCGGCCCGCGCCTGCCGGCCCGCCGCCGGGCGCCCGGCGGCAGCGGCGACGGCGAGCAGCTCGGCGGCCAGGCCGGGGTCGTCCGACAGGGCTTCCTCGGCGGCCGCTTCCGCCGCCCC
The nucleotide sequence above comes from Micromonospora pallida. Encoded proteins:
- a CDS encoding helix-turn-helix transcriptional regulator → MTAAILRPPRELPVVLDGPSRALLDAVAADPAAPLAATVVGPGGHGKSTLLREVARAYRDAGASVLPVGPDTISLDQDSVLLVDDAQALNPARLRELRALVGAEGCRMVVAYRPWPRPASLVELSDALGRDGRSLPLCPFTRQQTTAYLAGVPELRQPSTLADFVQAQTGGVPRDVDRLVRALREQVTAPPDDPGRLEVPEAAVLGFGPELADLDSGVRQLLLALAAGVPLPADLLGVLLDGAADRIDELSATAKAAGLLGPDDRLAPLVRRAVAALSPTAERGEIWLRLTELQLARGGPLLPLVRALHRAGVTSGCPAGAAEAAAEEALSDDPGLAAELLAVAAAAGRPAAGRQARAAALAGDLDSALRLADRLVADPADPAVRAEAAAVAATALVHRGHLGRAVELYRWSGSASSMAFAAIGAIGTGQPDAATPPPDGPPTLLASATSLMAEGTRESLTNPANALATFVQASALLEPTGRAVLLPDSPAALAALVAAQSGELDIGERVLDRAMAHRTGGPLLARRHRLLQAWILMVRGRTAAAAESLATAAHGGPMESRDLLFATALEVGIARRESDLPALRRSWERAVEAIVRHAVDLFTLLPLGEFAIAAARLGDLERLSPYLSEAYLLLDRLGNPALWTVPLHWSGLHAAILTEESATADDHVAALARMADQSRYAAAVSVAAHSWVEVLRGVVDQARVEAAAQGLHGVGLGWDAARLAGQAAIRTADRRAMTALLECARMLHGRPAGATDAASGRGVGADAFGPADVDRLSGREQEVAELVLAGLTYKQIGDQLFISAKTVEHHVARMRSRLNCASRSELLARLRSIVPDRGGSAPGRGFPPARG